One window from the genome of Ailuropoda melanoleuca isolate Jingjing chromosome 5, ASM200744v2, whole genome shotgun sequence encodes:
- the LOC117802456 gene encoding uncharacterized protein LOC117802456, with amino-acid sequence MAAALRRLRALGRRRRRPLSLTERSGLTPAPPTLADPRQLVASRSAAAVGLLQLAPRRCRLTPSADWGSGGDPDPCHLSADWSGLGLAKIAERRRGGGGGCHRWSEQADLAGANVARPLQSCNRRGKVTFPGSNVNRNGPGSWEYSFPQAGGGRVLAISLLAATEPGDHLRERSGWASRVCLHSSTSSSKASHLQIQQWQVGSFSHHIQPTLTLFRILVIIPSHSAEDREEKKSPK; translated from the exons ATGGCGGCGGCGCTAAGGCGGCTGCGGGCGCTgggccggcggcggcggcggccacTTTCACTCACTGAGAGGAGCGGA CTTACCCCCGCCCCGCCCACGCTCGCAGATCCTCGCCAGCTCGTGGCCTCCCGCAGTGCCGCCGCCGTCGGCCTCCTGCAGCTCGCACCCCGCCGCTGCCGCCTGACGCCCAGTGCGGACTGGGGTTCGGGGGGAGACCCTGATCCATGCCATCTGAGTGCAGATTGGTCGGGGCTGGGACTGGCGAAGATTGCCGAAAGgcggcggggaggaggaggaggatgtcATCGCTGGAGTGAGCAAGCAGATCTCGCGGGAGCAAATGTCGCGAGACCTCTTCAGTCCTGCAACCGCCGGGGAAAGGTTACTTTCCCCGGAAGTAACGTCAATCGAAACGGCCCGGGATCCTGGGAATATTCGTTTCCGCAGGCAGGCGGTGGGAGAGTGCTAGCGATTAGTTTGCTAGCGGCTACTGAACCCGGAGATCACTTGAGGGAAAGATCAGGCTGGG cttccagagtcTGCTTGCATTCTTCGACTTCCAGTTCCAAAGCCTCCCATCTGCAAATCCAACAATGGCAGGTTGGATCCTTCTCACATCATATCCAACCAACTCTTACCCTTTTCAGGATCCTTGTGATTATACCTAGCCACTCTGCAGAGgatagggaagaaaagaaatcacctaAATAA